The following are encoded in a window of Bdellovibrio svalbardensis genomic DNA:
- a CDS encoding flagellin N-terminal helical domain-containing protein, whose protein sequence is MGMRVSTNVSALNAQRNLVGSQRAINDSMAKLSSGSRINKAADDAAGLAISESFKAQIRSASMAQRNANDGISMVQTAEGGLNEIGNIVVRLRELAIQGASDTVSGTERGMLNKEVTQLKSEVQRIASVTTWGTTKLLDGSTPDFDFQVGIRNNAEEDRITFKASENMGTLDALGITGIDFSSKEGSQEALKMLDDAQTHVSGTRANLGALQNRLTSTVDNLGVAVENMSAAHSRIRDTDVAQASSEMTRNNILLQAGTSTLAQANQSTQLALKLIG, encoded by the coding sequence ATGGGAATGAGAGTATCAACAAACGTATCGGCATTGAACGCGCAAAGAAACTTGGTTGGTTCCCAAAGAGCCATCAATGACTCAATGGCGAAATTGTCTTCGGGAAGCCGAATCAACAAGGCAGCAGATGATGCTGCTGGGTTGGCAATTTCTGAAAGCTTCAAGGCGCAGATTAGGTCCGCATCAATGGCGCAGAGAAATGCGAACGATGGTATTTCGATGGTTCAAACTGCAGAGGGTGGACTGAATGAAATCGGTAACATCGTTGTTCGTTTGAGAGAGCTGGCTATCCAAGGTGCCTCTGACACTGTTAGCGGGACAGAGCGTGGAATGTTGAACAAAGAGGTCACTCAGCTGAAGTCTGAGGTCCAGCGTATTGCTAGTGTGACGACGTGGGGAACGACTAAGTTGCTTGATGGTTCAACGCCGGATTTTGACTTTCAGGTGGGGATTCGCAACAACGCAGAAGAAGATCGTATCACTTTCAAAGCTAGTGAAAATATGGGGACGTTGGATGCACTTGGAATCACAGGCATCGATTTTTCCTCGAAGGAAGGATCGCAAGAGGCTTTGAAAATGCTCGATGATGCGCAAACTCATGTAAGTGGAACACGCGCAAATTTGGGAGCTCTTCAAAACAGATTAACATCGACAGTGGATAACTTAGGTGTTGCTGTTGAGAATATGTCTGCGGCGCACAGCCGTATTCGTGATACAGATGTTGCTCAGGCATCTTCTGAGATGACCCGCAATAATATCTTGCTTCAAGCTGGCACATCCACTTTGGCGCAGGCGAACCAAAGCACGCAGTTGGCTCTGAAGTTGATCGGTTAG